CCGGTTAATATAATTACATCTCCCTATCCAGGGTTTCCTACAGACCTGCAGGCCCAATGGATGGCCCTCATGTGTGTTGCCCAGGGGAAATCTGAAATAAAAGAGGAAGTGTTCGAAAACAGGTTTATCCATGCCGCTGAATTGCAGAGGCTGGGAGCAAAACTTTCTATAAAAGACAATATAGTTACAGTCCTTGGAAATAGTTGTTTAAGCGGCGCACCCGTAATGGTTTCAGACCTGCGCGCAGGCGCTGCTTTAGTCCTTGCGGGGCTTGCAGCAAAAGGAAAAACAACAGTAAACCGAATTTATCATCTCGACAGGGGTTATGAAAACCTTGAAAAAAAGCTTGTTCAATTAGGAGCGAATATTTACAGGAAAATCAGCTAATTTTTTTGTATAATAAAAACATGTTTGGCGAAAATAACAATATCGCAAAAATAATCAATGACGTTAAAGCCAGGGGGGACAAGGCTGTAGCAGAATATACCCTGAAATTTGACAGGGTCAATATTTACCCTGAGGATTTTCTTTTGTCGCAGCAGGAACTGGACACAGCCGTAGACAAAATAGACACAAATTTAAAACACGCCATAAATCACGCCGCAGAAAATATCGAATTCTTCCACAAATGCGAGCGCAATAAAATCACAAAATCCTGGAAATACTCAAATAAAGGTAAAACTGTCGGGCAGATTGTAAAGCCGGTTGAAACCATTTGTGTTTACATCGCCGGAGGTAAATATGCCTATTACCCTTCTATTGTGCTGATGACAGTAATTCCTGCCAGGATAGCTGGGGTTAAAAATATATACATCGCTACGCCCCCAGCGAATATAACACCGTCAGTGTTATACGCTTCAAAAGCAGCAAAAGTTGACAAAGTATTCCGTGTCGGCGGCCCGCAGGCCATCGCGGGGTTTGCTTTTGGAACCCAGACCCTGCCGAAAGCTGACATGATAATAGGGCCGGGCAGCAGCTATGTCACTGAAGCTAAGAGGCAATTATTCGGTAACGTAGGAATTGATTTAATTGCCGGTCCCAGTGAGGTTGCATTAATCTGCGATTCATCTTCAAATCCGGTATATATTGCCTATGACCTGCT
This sequence is a window from Elusimicrobiota bacterium. Protein-coding genes within it:
- the hisD gene encoding histidinol dehydrogenase — protein: MFGENNNIAKIINDVKARGDKAVAEYTLKFDRVNIYPEDFLLSQQELDTAVDKIDTNLKHAINHAAENIEFFHKCERNKITKSWKYSNKGKTVGQIVKPVETICVYIAGGKYAYYPSIVLMTVIPARIAGVKNIYIATPPANITPSVLYASKAAKVDKVFRVGGPQAIAGFAFGTQTLPKADMIIGPGSSYVTEAKRQLFGNVGIDLIAGPSEVALICDSSSNPVYIAYDLLAQIEHSPDAKGYLFCDSKRVIEKVKKLIEKEIKKNK